One Methylosinus sp. C49 DNA segment encodes these proteins:
- a CDS encoding FAD-dependent oxidoreductase, protein MIEEKFDAIVIGAGMAGNAAAYTMASRGLNVLQLERGEYAGSKNVQGGILYADMLEKIIPDFREEAPLERHLIEQRFWMMTDRSHTGMQYRSDDFNEEKPNRYTIIRSQFDRWFNKQVQGAGAIVISETTVTELVSDAYGKVIGVRTDRAGGTVFADVVVLAEGVNGLLGARAGLRPTPRPEHVALAVKEMHFLPRETLEARFNLHGDEGVVIEAAGTISKGMTGMGFVYTNKESISVGFGCLVSDFAENQETPYGMLENFKKHPSIAPLLEGSEVKEYAAHLIPEGGFNTIPELFGDGWVVVGDAAQLNNAIHREGSNLAMTSGRLAGEAIFQVKSRRDPMTKQNLALYKKFLDDSFVMKDLKKYKDMPALLHTQAQNFFLTYPTLVSKAMENFLRVDGTPKIEKEKASVRAFREKRSLTGLFGDAWRLARAWR, encoded by the coding sequence ATGATCGAAGAGAAATTCGACGCGATCGTCATCGGGGCCGGCATGGCCGGCAACGCTGCGGCCTATACCATGGCCTCGCGCGGTCTGAATGTCCTGCAGCTGGAGCGCGGCGAATACGCCGGCTCCAAGAATGTGCAGGGCGGCATTCTCTATGCCGACATGCTGGAGAAGATCATCCCCGATTTCCGCGAGGAGGCGCCGCTCGAGCGGCATCTCATCGAGCAGCGGTTCTGGATGATGACCGATCGCTCGCATACGGGCATGCAATATCGTTCGGACGACTTCAATGAGGAGAAGCCGAACCGCTACACGATCATCCGCTCGCAGTTCGATCGCTGGTTCAACAAGCAGGTGCAGGGCGCGGGCGCGATCGTCATCAGCGAGACGACCGTCACCGAGCTGGTCAGCGACGCTTATGGCAAGGTGATCGGCGTGCGTACGGATCGCGCCGGCGGCACGGTCTTCGCCGATGTCGTGGTGCTGGCGGAAGGCGTCAACGGCCTGCTCGGCGCACGCGCCGGTCTGCGGCCGACGCCTCGGCCCGAGCATGTCGCGCTCGCGGTGAAGGAAATGCACTTCCTGCCGCGCGAGACGCTCGAAGCCCGCTTCAATCTGCATGGCGACGAAGGCGTCGTGATCGAGGCGGCCGGCACCATCTCCAAGGGGATGACCGGCATGGGCTTCGTCTATACGAACAAAGAGAGCATTTCTGTCGGCTTTGGCTGCTTGGTGTCGGATTTCGCCGAAAACCAGGAGACGCCCTATGGGATGCTGGAGAATTTCAAAAAGCATCCGTCGATCGCGCCGCTGCTCGAGGGCTCGGAAGTGAAGGAATATGCCGCGCATCTCATTCCCGAGGGCGGCTTCAACACCATTCCCGAGCTGTTCGGCGATGGTTGGGTCGTCGTCGGCGACGCGGCGCAGCTCAACAACGCCATCCATAGAGAAGGCTCGAATCTTGCTATGACGTCCGGCAGGCTCGCGGGCGAGGCGATTTTCCAGGTGAAGTCCCGCCGCGATCCGATGACGAAGCAGAATCTGGCGCTCTACAAAAAATTCCTCGATGACAGCTTCGTCATGAAGGATCTGAAGAAATACAAGGATATGCCGGCGTTGCTGCATACGCAGGCGCAGAATTTCTTCCTCACCTATCCGACACTCGTGTCGAAGGCGATGGAGAATTTCCTACGCGTCGACGGCACGCCGAAGATCGAGAAGGAAAAGGCGTCGGTCCGCGCTTTCCGTGAGAAGCGCTCGCTGACGGGATTGTTCGGAGATGCATGGCGTCTGGCGCGCGCCTGGCGCTGA
- a CDS encoding ferredoxin family protein — protein sequence MSTQAARVEEKLFQNRYLVDQGKPHIVVQPHTTPSKNLVAMTKICPAGCYEQNASGQVEITPDGCLECGTCRVLCEPQGDIVWNYPRGGYGVLFKFG from the coding sequence ATGTCGACGCAAGCTGCGCGAGTCGAGGAGAAGCTGTTCCAGAACCGCTATCTCGTCGATCAAGGAAAACCCCATATTGTCGTGCAGCCGCACACGACGCCGTCCAAGAATCTCGTGGCGATGACCAAGATCTGCCCGGCCGGCTGCTATGAGCAGAACGCCTCGGGCCAGGTCGAGATCACGCCGGACGGTTGTCTGGAATGCGGCACTTGTCGTGTTCTCTGTGAGCCGCAGGGCGATATCGTGTGGAATTATCCGCGCGGCGGCTATGGCGTGCTGTTCAAATTCGGCTGA
- the gcvT gene encoding glycine cleavage system aminomethyltransferase GcvT yields the protein MSESFAPRIPTPLEKTPLDALHRALGARMTPFAGYELPLHYPAGVVAEHIHTREKASLFDVSHMGQAILGGRGAAEQIESLVPAAIADLHTERTRYSQLLAEDGGVLDDLMITRLPGRDERLLLIVNAAAKQQDFALLRQQLPQLALSVLTGRALIALQGPRAAAALATVLQELEDMPFMGWRAAEFRGAGLFVSRSGYTGEDGFEISVPNHLAEPLAEALLGHPDVAPAGLAARDSLRLEAGLCLYGHDLDATTDPIEAGLAWSIGKRRREQGGFPGYERIRAALAHGPARLRVGLLPEGRAPLREGAALAAPDGRIIGRITSGGYSPTLSRPIAMGYVESGFATPGVTLESRLRDKPVAVEVTSLPFVPHRFFRGPAGKDRS from the coding sequence TTGAGCGAAAGCTTCGCCCCACGCATTCCCACGCCGCTCGAAAAGACGCCGCTCGATGCGCTGCATCGCGCTCTCGGCGCGCGAATGACGCCATTCGCCGGCTATGAGCTGCCGCTGCATTATCCGGCCGGCGTCGTCGCCGAGCACATACATACACGCGAGAAGGCGAGCCTCTTCGATGTCTCGCACATGGGCCAGGCGATTCTCGGGGGCCGCGGCGCCGCGGAGCAGATCGAATCTCTGGTCCCCGCCGCCATCGCGGACCTTCACACCGAGCGCACGCGCTATAGCCAGCTGCTCGCTGAGGATGGCGGGGTTCTCGACGATCTGATGATCACCCGCCTGCCGGGGCGCGACGAGCGGCTCCTTCTCATCGTCAACGCCGCGGCCAAGCAACAAGATTTCGCACTTTTGCGCCAACAGTTGCCGCAGCTCGCTCTGTCGGTTCTCACCGGCCGCGCGCTGATCGCGCTGCAAGGGCCGCGCGCCGCCGCCGCGCTCGCGACGGTCTTGCAGGAGCTCGAGGATATGCCTTTCATGGGCTGGCGCGCCGCCGAGTTTCGCGGCGCCGGCCTGTTCGTGTCGCGCTCCGGCTATACGGGCGAGGACGGCTTCGAGATTTCAGTTCCCAATCATCTCGCCGAGCCGCTGGCGGAGGCTCTGCTGGGGCATCCCGATGTCGCGCCCGCCGGCCTCGCCGCCCGCGATTCGCTGCGGCTCGAGGCGGGCCTCTGCCTCTATGGCCATGATCTCGACGCCACGACCGATCCGATCGAGGCGGGCCTCGCCTGGTCCATCGGCAAGCGCCGGCGTGAGCAGGGCGGCTTCCCCGGCTATGAGCGCATCCGCGCCGCTCTGGCGCATGGTCCCGCGCGCTTGCGCGTCGGCCTGCTGCCGGAAGGCCGCGCGCCCTTGCGTGAAGGCGCGGCGCTGGCGGCGCCGGATGGCCGAATCATCGGCCGAATCACGTCCGGCGGCTATTCGCCGACACTCTCGCGTCCCATCGCCATGGGCTATGTCGAATCCGGCTTCGCCACGCCCGGCGTCACGCTGGAGAGCCGCCTTCGCGACAAGCCCGTCGCGGTCGAGGTCACATCCCTGCCTTTCGTTCCCCATCGCTTTTTCCGCGGCCCAGCCGGAAAGGATAGATCATGA
- the gcvH gene encoding glycine cleavage system protein GcvH yields MSGERYTKDHDFLRVEGDIAIVGITDFAQSQLGDIVFVELPAPGKRVAKGEQLATIESVKAASEIYAPISGEVVAINDRLESSPDLVNKEPLGEGWLLTLRVADAAELEELMDEDAYRAFLESEG; encoded by the coding sequence ATGAGCGGCGAGCGTTACACCAAGGATCACGATTTCCTGCGCGTCGAAGGCGACATTGCGATCGTCGGAATCACCGATTTCGCGCAGTCGCAGCTCGGCGACATTGTTTTTGTCGAGCTGCCGGCGCCGGGAAAGCGCGTCGCCAAGGGCGAGCAGCTGGCGACGATCGAAAGCGTGAAGGCGGCGAGCGAAATCTATGCGCCGATCTCCGGCGAGGTGGTGGCGATCAATGACCGCCTCGAATCATCGCCAGATCTCGTCAATAAGGAGCCGCTCGGCGAAGGCTGGCTGCTGACATTGCGCGTCGCCGACGCCGCCGAGCTCGAAGAGCTGATGGATGAGGACGCCTATCGCGCCTTTCTGGAAAGCGAGGGATGA
- the gcvPA gene encoding aminomethyl-transferring glycine dehydrogenase subunit GcvPA produces the protein MRYLPLTDVDRKDMRDAIGVADFAALYADVPSELLLDRPLDLPRAKSEMEVERLLSAMAKRNLSAASAPFFIGAGAYRHHIPASVDHLIQRSEFLTSYTPYQPEISQGTLQYLFEFQTQVAMLTGMEIANASMYDGSTACAEAALMAHRITKRRKAILSGGLHPHYTDVLRTISHFAGDEIVALAPDVQAREDIASAIDDSVSCVIVQTPDVFGNLRDLTLIADACHRHGALLVAVFTEAVSLGLLKSPGEMGADIVVGEGQSLGNPLSFGGPYLGLLATRQSYLRQTPGRLIGETVDADGRRGYVATLSAREQHIRRDKATSNICTNSNLCALAFSIHLSLLGEAGLRRLARANHASAIDLVDRLAAVAGVETLNESFFNEFTLRVPGDAARLVEAMAERGVLAGVPVSRLLPQAGLDDLLIVASTEVDTAEDREAFVAAMKGAL, from the coding sequence ATGCGCTATCTGCCCTTGACGGATGTCGATCGCAAAGACATGCGCGATGCGATCGGCGTCGCCGATTTCGCCGCGCTCTATGCCGATGTGCCGTCTGAGCTGCTGCTCGATCGCCCGCTCGATCTCCCGCGCGCAAAATCGGAGATGGAGGTGGAGCGTCTGCTCTCCGCCATGGCGAAGCGCAATCTCTCGGCCGCGAGCGCGCCCTTCTTCATCGGCGCCGGCGCCTATCGCCATCATATTCCCGCGAGCGTCGATCATCTGATCCAGCGCTCGGAGTTTCTGACCAGCTACACGCCCTATCAGCCGGAGATATCGCAGGGCACGCTGCAATATCTCTTCGAGTTTCAGACGCAGGTCGCCATGCTCACCGGCATGGAGATCGCCAATGCGTCGATGTATGACGGCTCCACCGCCTGCGCCGAGGCGGCGCTGATGGCGCATCGAATCACCAAGCGGCGCAAGGCGATTCTCTCCGGCGGATTGCATCCGCATTATACCGATGTGCTGCGCACGATCTCACATTTCGCCGGCGACGAGATCGTCGCGCTGGCGCCGGATGTGCAGGCGCGGGAGGACATTGCATCGGCGATCGACGATAGCGTCTCCTGCGTCATCGTGCAGACGCCGGATGTCTTCGGCAATCTGCGCGATCTCACGCTTATCGCAGACGCCTGTCATCGTCACGGCGCGCTGCTCGTCGCCGTCTTCACCGAGGCGGTCTCGCTCGGCCTGCTGAAGTCTCCCGGCGAGATGGGCGCGGATATTGTCGTCGGCGAGGGCCAGTCGCTCGGCAATCCGCTCTCCTTCGGCGGCCCCTATCTCGGCCTGCTCGCGACGCGGCAATCCTATCTGCGGCAGACGCCCGGACGCCTCATCGGCGAGACCGTCGACGCCGACGGACGCCGCGGCTATGTCGCGACACTCTCGGCGCGCGAGCAGCATATTCGTCGCGACAAGGCGACGTCCAACATCTGCACCAACTCCAATCTCTGCGCGCTCGCCTTCAGCATTCATTTGAGCCTGCTCGGCGAAGCCGGCCTGCGCCGTCTCGCGCGCGCAAATCATGCGAGCGCTATCGATCTCGTCGATCGGCTCGCGGCCGTTGCCGGAGTCGAGACGCTCAATGAGAGCTTCTTCAACGAATTCACCTTGCGCGTTCCGGGCGACGCCGCGCGTCTCGTCGAAGCCATGGCGGAGCGGGGCGTGCTCGCGGGCGTTCCGGTGTCGCGCCTGCTGCCGCAAGCGGGGCTCGATGATCTCCTCATCGTCGCCAGCACAGAGGTCGATACGGCGGAAGATCGCGAGGCTTTCGTCGCCGCAATGAAAGGAGCGCTCTGA
- the gcvPB gene encoding aminomethyl-transferring glycine dehydrogenase subunit GcvPB codes for MLDHPKESAFETFSGNRGLDQEEPPIFEIGRPETSGVDIDEPAHLEPRLGALERKGPIGLPGLCEPEAMRHYVRLSRKNYSIDAGLYPLGSCTMKHNPRLNEKVARFAGFADLHPLQPQSTAQGALALMEELSRWLLTLTGMSAIALSPKAGAHGELCGLMAIEAALEARSEAATRKVVLIPQSAHGTNPASAALLGFQPRVIEAGADGVVSEEAVAKALGPDVAAIMLTNPNTCGLFERNIVAIARRVHEAGGYFYCDGANFNAIAGVARPGDMGVDAMHLNLHKTFSTPHGGGGPGSGPVVFSERLAPFAPVPFLLREGETLRLVEHGDGAQSFGRLTAFHGQFGTFVRALAYILSHGADGLAQTSRDAVLSANYLRVALRDVMTQPFGDRLCMHEVLFDDSFLEGTGVATLDFAKAMIDEGYHPMTIYFPLVVHGAMLIEPTESESKRSLDLFVTTMHDLIASAKRGETRRFTEAPRYAPRRRLDETAAARKPVLRWSAG; via the coding sequence ATGCTCGATCATCCGAAGGAATCCGCTTTCGAGACCTTCTCGGGAAATCGCGGGCTCGATCAGGAGGAGCCGCCGATCTTCGAGATCGGCCGTCCCGAGACCAGCGGCGTCGACATAGACGAGCCGGCGCATTTGGAGCCGCGTCTCGGCGCGCTCGAGCGCAAAGGGCCGATCGGCCTGCCCGGCCTCTGCGAGCCGGAGGCGATGCGCCATTATGTGCGTCTGTCGCGCAAGAATTATTCGATCGACGCGGGCCTCTATCCGCTCGGCTCCTGCACGATGAAGCATAATCCGCGTCTCAATGAGAAAGTCGCGCGGTTCGCGGGCTTCGCCGATCTGCATCCGCTGCAGCCGCAATCGACGGCGCAAGGCGCGCTGGCGCTGATGGAGGAGCTGTCGCGCTGGCTGCTGACGCTCACCGGCATGAGCGCCATAGCGCTCTCGCCGAAAGCCGGCGCGCATGGCGAGCTCTGCGGCCTCATGGCCATAGAGGCGGCGCTCGAAGCGCGCAGCGAAGCGGCGACGCGCAAGGTCGTTCTCATTCCGCAATCGGCGCATGGCACAAATCCGGCGAGCGCGGCTCTGCTCGGCTTTCAGCCGCGTGTCATTGAGGCGGGCGCCGATGGCGTGGTGAGCGAGGAAGCTGTCGCCAAAGCCCTCGGTCCCGATGTCGCGGCGATCATGCTCACCAATCCCAATACTTGCGGATTGTTCGAGCGCAATATCGTCGCCATTGCGCGGCGCGTGCATGAGGCGGGCGGCTATTTCTATTGCGACGGCGCCAATTTCAACGCCATAGCCGGCGTGGCGCGGCCCGGCGACATGGGCGTCGACGCCATGCATCTCAATCTGCACAAGACCTTCTCGACGCCGCATGGCGGCGGCGGGCCGGGCTCTGGTCCTGTCGTCTTTTCCGAACGTCTCGCGCCTTTCGCGCCGGTTCCGTTCCTGCTGCGCGAAGGCGAGACATTGCGTCTCGTCGAGCATGGCGATGGGGCGCAGAGCTTCGGCCGGCTGACCGCCTTTCACGGCCAGTTCGGAACCTTCGTGCGCGCGCTCGCCTATATTTTGTCGCATGGCGCGGACGGGCTCGCGCAGACGTCGCGCGACGCCGTGCTCTCGGCCAATTATCTGCGCGTGGCGCTACGAGATGTGATGACGCAGCCTTTCGGTGATCGCCTTTGCATGCATGAGGTCTTGTTCGATGATAGCTTCCTCGAGGGGACGGGAGTCGCCACGCTCGATTTCGCCAAGGCGATGATTGACGAGGGCTATCATCCGATGACGATTTATTTCCCGCTCGTCGTTCACGGCGCCATGCTGATCGAGCCGACAGAATCGGAATCGAAACGCTCGCTCGATTTGTTCGTCACGACGATGCACGATCTCATCGCTAGCGCGAAACGCGGCGAGACGCGCCGTTTCACCGAGGCGCCGCGCTACGCTCCGCGCCGCCGTCTCGACGAGACCGCCGCCGCGCGCAAGCCCGTGCTGCGTTGGAGCGCGGGTTGA
- the cysE gene encoding serine O-acetyltransferase: protein MGATQEHSRAIVADATGRDALWEHILREAEDMLAREPAMASLALTFVLNRRSFEDAVARRCAARLGGAVTEDLLFDAFARALEADPSIGDAFRADIKAVVERDAACGRLIEPLLFFKGFHAIQTHRLAHWLWTNGQTDLALYLQSRSSDAFQTDIHPAARFGRGIFLDHATGLVVGATAVVEDDVSILQSVTLGGTGKESGDRHPKVRRGVMIAAGAKILGNIEIGACSRVAAGSVVLHAVPRNATVAGVPAKVVGTAGCAEPARDMDQFLNGLSYDSFSYSI from the coding sequence ATGGGAGCGACGCAGGAACATAGCCGCGCGATCGTCGCCGACGCCACGGGCCGCGACGCGCTCTGGGAGCATATCCTCCGCGAGGCCGAGGACATGCTGGCGCGCGAGCCGGCGATGGCGAGCTTGGCGCTGACCTTCGTCCTCAATCGCCGCTCCTTCGAGGATGCGGTGGCGCGGCGCTGCGCGGCGCGGCTCGGCGGCGCGGTGACGGAAGATCTGCTCTTCGACGCCTTCGCCCGCGCGCTGGAAGCCGATCCTTCGATCGGCGACGCTTTTCGCGCCGACATAAAGGCCGTCGTCGAGCGCGACGCCGCCTGCGGACGGCTGATCGAGCCGCTGCTCTTCTTCAAAGGCTTTCATGCGATACAGACGCATCGGCTGGCCCATTGGCTATGGACCAATGGCCAGACCGATCTCGCGCTCTATCTGCAGAGCCGCTCGTCGGACGCGTTCCAGACCGACATTCATCCGGCGGCGCGCTTCGGCCGCGGCATATTCCTCGATCACGCCACTGGCCTCGTCGTCGGCGCGACGGCGGTGGTGGAGGATGACGTCTCCATTCTGCAGAGCGTGACGCTGGGCGGCACCGGCAAGGAGAGCGGCGACCGCCATCCCAAGGTGCGGCGCGGCGTGATGATCGCCGCCGGAGCGAAGATTCTCGGCAACATCGAAATCGGCGCCTGCTCGCGCGTCGCGGCCGGCTCTGTCGTACTGCATGCCGTGCCGCGCAACGCCACTGTGGCGGGCGTGCCGGCGAAGGTGGTGGGAACCGCCGGCTGCGCCGAGCCGGCGCGCGACATGGATCAGTTTCTGAACGGCCTGTCCTACGATTCGTTCAGCTATTCCATTTGA
- a CDS encoding PLP-dependent aminotransferase family protein, with translation MSRPFAYSLSREIDPRRGAPLYLQIVHALIHDVRSGRLAPGAALPSSRELAESLGVNRKTIVLAYDELVAQGWFTTHGTRGTFVSAELPETLPAPRQASADPRTPDFPFRATPDPAFVPAGEGLAIDDGLPDARLFSIDTLLGAYRDAGRRAARYGGLGYGDPRGTDELRRAIAAMLASHRGLIVDAEDVCITRGSQMGIFLAARILIAPGDVVLVEGLGYSAARAAFAAAGAEVIGVRLDEDGVDVEDVERLCRGRPVRAIYVTPHHQFPTTVPLTPERRLRLLDLSAKYEFAIIEDDYDHEYHFERQPLLPMASYAPGRVIYVGSMSKLLLPGLRIGYVVAPPPVVRSMANAAAGVDRQGNALTELAVAALVDSGELRRHVRKARQIYAQRRDAFGASLARAFGDSIRFRIPAGGLAFWTTFRDEATLDALERDAAANGLRFLPSTCFAAPPQRGRGLRLGFGSLDIGEAERVIGRLRRAAGAGIAESALPC, from the coding sequence ATGTCGCGACCCTTCGCCTATAGCCTGTCGCGCGAGATCGATCCGCGCCGCGGCGCGCCCCTCTATCTGCAGATCGTCCATGCGCTCATTCACGATGTGAGAAGCGGACGGCTCGCGCCGGGGGCGGCGCTGCCCAGCAGCCGCGAGCTCGCCGAATCGCTCGGCGTCAATCGCAAGACCATCGTGCTCGCCTATGACGAGCTGGTCGCCCAGGGCTGGTTCACCACCCATGGCACGCGCGGCACTTTCGTCTCCGCCGAGCTGCCGGAGACGCTGCCGGCGCCGCGCCAGGCCTCCGCCGATCCGCGCACGCCCGACTTTCCCTTCCGCGCGACGCCCGACCCCGCCTTTGTGCCGGCCGGCGAGGGGCTGGCCATAGACGACGGGCTGCCCGATGCGCGGCTCTTCTCGATCGACACTCTGCTCGGCGCCTATCGCGACGCCGGACGGCGCGCCGCGCGCTACGGCGGGCTCGGCTATGGCGATCCGCGTGGAACCGACGAGCTGCGCCGCGCCATAGCGGCGATGCTGGCCTCGCATCGCGGGCTCATCGTGGACGCGGAGGATGTCTGCATCACGCGCGGCAGCCAGATGGGCATATTCCTCGCCGCGCGCATTCTCATCGCGCCGGGCGACGTCGTGCTGGTGGAGGGCCTCGGCTATTCGGCGGCGCGCGCGGCGTTCGCCGCCGCCGGCGCCGAGGTGATCGGCGTCCGCCTCGACGAGGACGGCGTCGATGTCGAGGATGTCGAGCGCCTCTGCCGCGGGCGGCCCGTGCGCGCGATCTATGTGACGCCGCACCATCAGTTTCCGACCACTGTTCCGCTGACCCCGGAGCGGCGGCTGCGCCTCTTGGACCTTTCCGCCAAATATGAGTTCGCGATCATCGAGGATGATTACGATCACGAATATCATTTCGAGCGGCAGCCCCTGCTGCCCATGGCGAGCTATGCGCCCGGACGGGTGATCTATGTCGGCTCCATGTCCAAGCTGCTGCTGCCGGGATTGCGCATCGGCTATGTCGTCGCGCCGCCGCCGGTAGTGAGATCCATGGCCAACGCCGCCGCCGGCGTCGATCGCCAAGGCAATGCGCTGACCGAGCTCGCCGTGGCCGCTCTCGTCGATTCCGGCGAGCTGCGCCGCCATGTGCGCAAGGCGCGCCAAATCTATGCGCAGAGGCGCGACGCTTTCGGCGCGTCGCTCGCCCGCGCCTTCGGCGACTCCATCCGCTTTCGCATCCCGGCCGGCGGCCTCGCCTTCTGGACGACCTTCCGCGACGAGGCGACGCTCGACGCGCTGGAGCGCGACGCCGCCGCCAATGGCCTGCGCTTCCTGCCATCGACCTGCTTCGCGGCGCCGCCGCAGCGCGGGCGCGGGCTGCGGCTCGGCTTCGGCAGCCTCGACATCGGCGAGGCGGAGCGCGTCATCGGGCGGCTGCGCCGCGCGGCCGGCGCCGGCATCGCCGAAAGCGCGCTACCCTGCTGA
- a CDS encoding LysR family transcriptional regulator yields MTLEQLRIFVAVAEREHVTRGARELNLTQSATSAAIAALEARYAARLFDRVGRRIALTEAGRLFLVEAKAVLARAAAAEAVLFDLAGLECGALSLAASQTVGNYWLPPLLHRYRTLYPKIAIELKICNTLIAADMAREAIVDFAIVEGEIDDKSLAVEPVAWDELKLVAFPDHPWTSAAPKRIEDYRSASWVLREKGSGTRAIFEAVLREKGVDPGELRVALELPTHEAIAAAVAAGAGVAMLPSLVAGASAGALAAIDIALPKRRFLALRREGRHITHAAQAFLALLR; encoded by the coding sequence ATGACGCTCGAGCAATTGCGCATTTTCGTCGCCGTCGCCGAGCGCGAGCATGTGACTCGCGGCGCGCGCGAGCTCAATCTCACCCAATCGGCGACGAGCGCGGCAATCGCCGCGCTCGAGGCGCGCTACGCCGCCAGGCTGTTCGATCGCGTCGGCCGTCGCATCGCGCTCACCGAGGCGGGACGCCTGTTTCTCGTCGAGGCCAAGGCCGTGCTGGCGCGCGCCGCGGCGGCGGAGGCGGTCCTCTTCGATCTCGCCGGGCTCGAATGCGGGGCGCTGAGCCTCGCCGCCAGCCAGACGGTCGGCAATTATTGGCTGCCGCCGCTCCTGCATCGCTATCGCACGCTCTATCCGAAGATCGCGATAGAGCTGAAGATCTGCAACACGCTGATCGCCGCCGATATGGCGCGCGAGGCCATTGTGGATTTCGCCATTGTGGAAGGCGAGATCGACGACAAATCCCTCGCAGTGGAGCCGGTCGCCTGGGACGAGTTGAAGCTCGTCGCCTTTCCCGACCATCCCTGGACGAGCGCGGCGCCGAAGCGCATCGAAGATTATCGATCGGCGAGCTGGGTGCTGCGCGAGAAAGGCTCCGGCACGCGCGCGATCTTCGAGGCGGTTCTGCGCGAGAAGGGCGTCGACCCCGGCGAACTGCGCGTCGCGCTGGAGCTGCCGACGCATGAGGCGATAGCGGCCGCCGTGGCGGCGGGCGCCGGAGTCGCCATGCTGCCGAGCCTTGTCGCCGGAGCCTCGGCCGGGGCGCTGGCGGCGATCGACATCGCTCTGCCCAAGCGGCGCTTTCTCGCGTTGCGCCGCGAGGGCCGCCACATCACCCATGCGGCGCAGGCGTTTTTGGCGCTGTTGCGCTGA
- a CDS encoding putative sulfate exporter family transporter, which yields MEAVSTPTAAFPKAAPTGAPAFLAILPGVALTAAIAAAAYALRLLPVVGALSPMILAILLGVGLRNLFGAPAFAAPGVVFSLRKILRFAIALLGLQLSAAQIVDVGFTGLAIIAATLVATFCFTTRLGRWLGVEPELARLIAAGTSICGASAVVAANAITRARDEDVAYAIACVTVFGTLAMVSYPALADLARLGPRAYGLWAGASIHEVAQVIAASFQHGREAGDFGAVAKLSRVMLLAPTLLTLAFMAGRGARGAEKFSPPFPWFVIGFLALVGVSSIVAIPPDAKAAIATATTVLLSMALAAMGLETDIAALRAKGLRPLALGLAASVFVSGFSLALIEAFFR from the coding sequence ATGGAAGCCGTTTCGACCCCGACGGCCGCTTTTCCGAAAGCCGCGCCCACCGGCGCCCCGGCGTTTCTCGCCATCCTCCCCGGCGTCGCCCTCACCGCGGCCATAGCGGCGGCGGCCTATGCGCTGCGACTGCTCCCCGTGGTCGGCGCGCTCAGCCCGATGATCCTCGCCATTCTGCTCGGCGTCGGCCTGCGCAATCTCTTCGGCGCGCCGGCCTTCGCCGCGCCGGGCGTCGTCTTCTCGCTGCGCAAGATCCTGCGCTTCGCCATAGCGCTGCTCGGCCTGCAATTATCGGCGGCGCAGATCGTCGATGTCGGCTTCACGGGCCTCGCGATCATCGCCGCCACGCTCGTCGCCACTTTCTGCTTCACCACACGCCTCGGCCGCTGGCTGGGCGTCGAGCCCGAGCTCGCCCGATTGATCGCCGCCGGCACCTCGATCTGCGGCGCGTCGGCCGTGGTGGCGGCCAACGCCATCACCCGCGCCCGCGACGAGGATGTCGCCTACGCCATTGCCTGCGTCACCGTCTTCGGCACGCTCGCAATGGTGTCCTATCCGGCGCTCGCCGATCTCGCACGGCTCGGCCCACGCGCCTATGGCCTATGGGCCGGCGCCTCGATCCATGAGGTCGCGCAAGTGATCGCCGCGAGCTTTCAGCACGGCCGCGAGGCCGGCGATTTCGGCGCCGTCGCCAAATTGTCGCGCGTGATGCTGCTGGCGCCGACGCTGCTGACGCTGGCTTTCATGGCTGGGCGCGGCGCGCGCGGCGCGGAAAAGTTTTCGCCGCCCTTCCCCTGGTTCGTGATAGGCTTTCTCGCCCTCGTCGGCGTGTCCAGCATCGTCGCCATTCCGCCGGACGCCAAGGCCGCCATCGCGACGGCGACCACCGTGCTGCTGTCGATGGCGCTCGCCGCCATGGGGCTCGAGACCGATATCGCCGCGCTGCGCGCCAAGGGGCTCCGGCCTCTGGCGCTGGGCCTGGCGGCCTCGGTCTTCGTCTCCGGCTTCAGCCTCGCGCTCATCGAGGCGTTCTTTCGCTGA